One window of the Streptomyces asoensis genome contains the following:
- a CDS encoding DUF3558 domain-containing protein, whose translation MQRKAYVPGVVALLAALLAGCTGGSDEGGSTDNSNPGEAGTASAVAQPGKYDTLPEACGVVSRSTLDSLLPGIKQLADEAQRDTAYAGEATQTFDTDRKVGCRWKVESTDATDHLLVDFERVVSYDNAVSDDNQAEALFAQKVTAADLPAPTVSATGAATGSPSTSPSASPSTTTSPSAGASASASPSASSTVPPADLQPRLLEDLGDEAFIDDALSSSGSTAKQRTVTVAFRTSNVMVTIQYEEQPATVGTVPDSEEMQDKARKLAAQLADSLAG comes from the coding sequence GGCGTCGTCGCGCTCCTCGCGGCGCTGCTGGCCGGCTGCACCGGCGGTTCGGACGAAGGCGGCTCGACGGACAACTCCAACCCGGGCGAGGCAGGGACGGCCAGCGCCGTCGCGCAGCCCGGCAAGTACGACACGCTCCCCGAGGCCTGCGGGGTGGTGAGCCGGTCCACCCTCGACTCGCTCCTGCCCGGCATCAAGCAGCTCGCCGACGAGGCGCAGCGCGACACGGCCTACGCGGGTGAGGCGACCCAGACGTTCGACACGGACCGCAAGGTGGGCTGCCGTTGGAAGGTGGAGTCGACGGACGCCACCGACCATCTCCTCGTCGACTTCGAGCGGGTCGTCTCGTACGACAACGCGGTGAGCGACGACAACCAGGCCGAGGCCCTCTTCGCGCAGAAGGTGACCGCGGCCGACCTCCCGGCACCCACCGTCTCCGCCACCGGCGCCGCGACCGGCTCCCCTTCCACGAGCCCGAGTGCCTCCCCCTCGACGACGACCTCGCCCTCCGCCGGCGCCTCCGCGTCGGCCTCGCCCTCGGCTTCCTCCACCGTTCCCCCCGCCGACCTCCAGCCCCGCCTCCTGGAGGACCTGGGCGACGAGGCGTTCATCGACGACGCGCTCAGCAGCTCCGGTTCGACGGCCAAGCAGCGCACGGTGACTGTGGCGTTCCGCACGTCCAACGTCATGGTGACCATCCAGTACGAGGAGCAGCCGGCGACCGTCGGCACGGTGCCGGACAGCGAGGAAATGCAGGACAAGGCCCGGAAACTGGCCGCGCAGCTCGCCGACTCACTGGCCGGCTGA